From the Lolium rigidum isolate FL_2022 chromosome 2, APGP_CSIRO_Lrig_0.1, whole genome shotgun sequence genome, one window contains:
- the LOC124688717 gene encoding probable amino acid permease 7 gives MAAPSRRGGHSQPFDLDTAPELDDDGHAARTGNLWTCVAHIITGVIGAGVLALSWSVAQLGWVAGPIAMLCFAGVTYVSAVLLTHCYRSPLVAASGGGGSEDSSTGKMRRNYTYMDAVRALLGRKHVYVCGTLQYLYLYGIGVAYTITTATCLGAIKKSNCYHAHGRGAARCGSGTGEQHMFMLLFGAAQLVLSFIPNFHSMAWLSAVAAAMSFTYATIGLGLGLAKTVGDGAIKGGVAGVPVATAAQKTWLVAQAVGDIAFAYPYTIVLLEIQDTLRSSPPEGETMRRGNVVAVLATTFFYLCVGCFGYAAFGNAAPGNLLTGFGFYEPYWLVDFANACIILHILGGYQMYSQQIFMVVDRWFAARFPESAFVNKTYPVRFLPGLPRYGLNLQRLCFRTAYVATTTALAVVFPYFNEVLGLLGALTFWPLVIYLPVQMYCVQRRVRAWTPTWVALQAFNVVCFAVGTFAFVGCVEGVVKKRLG, from the exons ATGGCGGCGCCGTCGCGCCGGGGCGGCCACAGCCAACCCTTCGACCTCGACACCGCTCCGGAGCTCGACGACGACGGCCACGCCGCGCGCACGGGGAACCTATGGACGTGCGTGGCGCACATCATCACCGGCGTCATCGGGGCCGGCGTGCTGGCGCTCTCCTGGAGCGTCGCGCAGCTGGGCTGGGTCGCCGGCCCCATCGCCATGCTCTGCTTCGCGGGCGTCACCTACGTCTCCGCCGTCCTCCTCACCCACTGCTACAGGTCCCCTCTCGTCGCCGCTTCCGGCGGTGGTGGCTCGGAGGATTCGTCGACCGGTAAGATGAGGAGGAACTACACCTACATGGACGCCGTCCGGGCGCTGCTCGGCCGGAAGCACGTCTACGTCTGCGGCACCCTCCAGTACCTCTACCTCTACGGCATCGGCGTCGCCtacaccatcaccaccgccacctgCCTCGG CGCGATCAAGAAGTCCAACTGCTACCACGCCCACGGGCGCGGCGCCGCGCGCTGCGGGTCGGGCACGGGCGAGCAGCACATGTTCATGCTGCTCTTCGGCGCGGCGCAGCTGGTGCTGTCCTTTATCCCCAACTTCCACAGCATGGCGTGGCTGTCCGCCGTCGCGGCGGCCATGTCCTTCACCTACGCCACcatcggcctgggcctgggcctcgcCAAGACCGTAGGCGACGGCGCGATCAAGGGCGGCGTGGCCGGCGTGCCCGTGGCCACCGCGGCGCAGAAGACGTGGCTGGTGGCGCAGGCGGTGGGCGACATCGCGTTCGCGTACCCGTACACCATCGTGCTCCTCGAGATCCAGGACACGCTGCGGTCGTCGCCGCCAGAGGGCGAGACGATGCGCAGGGGGAACGTGGTCGCTGTCCTCGCCACCACGTTCTTCTACCTCTGCGTCGGGTGCTTCGGGTACGCCGCCTTCGGCAACGCCGCGCCGGGGAACCTCCTCACCGGCTTCGGCTTCTACGAGCCATACTGGCTCGTCGACTTCGCCAACGCCTGCATCATCCTCCACATCCTAGGCGGCTACCAG ATGTACAGCCAGCAGATATTCATGGTGGTGGACAGGTGGTTCGCGGCGAGGTTCCCGGAGAGCGCGTTCGTCAACAAGACCTACCCCGTGCGTTTCCTGCCGGGGCTGCCGAGGTACGGGCTCAACCTGCAGCGGCTGTGCTTCCGGACGGCGTACGTGGCCACCACCACGGCGCTGGCCGTCGTGTTCCCCTACTTCAACGAGGTGCTCGGCCTGCTGGGCGCGCTCACCTTCTGGCCGCTCGTCATCTACCTCCCCGTCCAGATGTACTGCGTGCAGCGCCGGGTCAGGGCCTGGACGCCGACGTGGGTCGCCCTGCAGGCGTTCAACGTCGTCTGCTTCGCCGTCGGCACCTTCGCCTTCGTCGGCTGCGTCGAGGGCGTCGTCAAGAAGAGGCTAGGCTAG